The DNA segment TTAACTCTCGcacgtactccaagtaagctgccatctgcgggtccttggcttgaaACTCGCCGGTTACCTGCCCAGTGACcaacaacgagtcactcttggccatcagtacctttgctcccatctcctttgctaaaagaattccggcgatcagggcctcatactccgcttgattgttgcttgctttaaaggcgaacctcaaagattgctctatcaacacaccgttgggtccctccaaaataaccccagccccgctacccagctggttagacgacccatccaccgagagtacccaacgaaaatcatccccggCGTTCTGTGTTGTTTCGGAGgatagctcgaccacaaagtcagcAAAGACTTGGcccttgatcggtccccggggctcatacttgatatcgaattccgacaactccaccgcccatttcaccatcctcccagctacatccggtatcttcaaaaccttctggatgggtaagtcagtcatcaccaacactgtaaagctctggaagtaatggcgcagccTCCTCGCTGAGAACACAACCGCCAGCGCTGCTTTCTCTAAAGCCTGGTTTCTcacttctgggccctgcaacaccttgctaacaaaatagatgggtctctggacttgatcttgatcctggataAGCACCGCACTTATCGTcttctcagttatggcaaaatatAACCTGAGGGCGTTGCCACTTAAGGTttacacagaaccggcgggctcgccaagtactctttaagcttgacaaaagcttcttcgcactccttcgtccagacgaACCTGTTATTCCGCTTCAAGCATTGGAAGTACGGGTGGCCTTTCTCTCCATTGGCGGACACaaatcgagacagggcggccatccgacccgtgagctgctgcacctcctttatAGTGGCaggactcctcatcgccaaaatggcggcacatttgtcggggtttgcctcgattcccctctccgacaagaggaaacccagaaattttcctgcctccacgccaaaaatacacttctcaggatttagtttcagcttgtacctggctattgtggtgaacaactcttctAGGTCAGTGACGTGCCTGCTCTTTTCCAGGGATGTTACGACCATGTCTTCAacatacgcttgcacattccttccgagtATAGGGGCGAgtaccttgtccattagcctctggtacgtggcccccgcattcttcagcccgaaaggcatcactttgtagcagtagcacgacctttTTGTCATGAAAGCGGTCTTTTCctcgtccatgggatgcatcttaatctggttgtatcctgagaaggcatccaagaagctgagcaacttacaccctgacgcactgtctactagggcatctatacttggcaaaggattagaatcctttgggcaggctttATTCAAATCCGTGATGTCgacacacatccgccatttcccgctgctcttcttgaccagaacgacgttaacgagccattctggatattggatctccctgatatggcctgctgctaggagtttctgcgtctcgtccttgatcgcctgcctcttctcttcattgaactttctccttctctggcggatTGGCCTGACTTGGGGATCCATAGCTAAACGATGGCAaaagaaatcggggtcaattTCTGGCATGTcagaagcagaccatgcaaatgcATCCAGATGTCTACTTATAACCCGGGCGATTTGGTCTTGTGTCTCGCTGTCTAAGGTTTTCCCCAGTTTAAACGTCTTGTCGTtcatcttcttctcaagccattCCTCCACCGGCTGAGGCCTtttctcgctggcgatcagcgccctcgcgatacctGACTCCCTGGCGGTCTCCGGGCAGCTTCTCTTTTCCTCCACCCGAGCAGCGCTTTCGGACCTCGCCTCAAtatcctccattggcacatcggGCACATCGCCCTCGACGACCACCTCCAACGCCATATCCATATCTCGCCGGCTTTCTCGCTCAGATTCCACGTCAGGGGGCAGCGTGGATACGTGGCATACagatctcttgttcttgaggctattttcatagcacttcttcgcctccttttggtcagaacGGATGGTGATGATCATCCCTTCCATTGATGgtagcttgaccttcatgtgccttgttgaaggcacagctcctgtcctattgagtgttggcctaccgaacaggatgttgtatgccgaCGGAGCATTTACGACAAGATACTTTATCTTCTCTGTGCGCGAGACCAGACCGtctgtgaacgtcgtccttaactcaatataccccctgaTGTGActgcaataacaagaatacatgattctttgacattcttaggagcaacttgagttggtcatgaaatggcactttacttagaattggatcaatgttctaattcaagaactcaccaagactttgcaccaaaccaaagctcatatggaagtccatatattgtaaaatagaatcaaacaacaaggaatgaagaacaataatggaaaaccgaacagaattgcaaGATTAAGCTACTGTATCGAACAGAAATTGaacacaaagctggaaaacacaatttcaattgGTGGAAATGAATGGAAAACACTAAGCATTGGAAACTACcgaataaaaatgaaagaaatgaaggaaggaacacttatggaatgaagcttgctggatttgagacttTGGAAATtcagtcacgccacttggagtcttgttccaagataagtgcaaggttgccgccacttgaagctcaccattggcacataagataaggcaaaggaagaagaagacaacaagactcacaatttctctctaaatttgagtatagtctctctacttctaatttccaaatctgatttgtacaagggcagcacctttatttatagcctataaggtgctgaaatgcaaagccaaatgtCCCCCAAATGacactcaaattcggcgccaactagtgcatgaaggaagtgtgactttccttcctagtttggcacctcctaactcctatctacactccccctagcatcccttactacttacacacctatttattacatccgcacccctactctataaaagaaataagaagagccatcttttgatactcttgtcccaaagctcttgccatgctcctagtgattcgttgggcttgagccccttgttgggcttgggcttcatgggcttgagcatcctctacatGGTTTCCATCACCCCTTAACCTCCACCTAGTCCCCGGCGAAACCGTACAGGCAGCCCCCGTATGGCCTCATCTGGTTGGGGGATAATTGTAACTTCtcaaaagtcggccaaaacatcacatctgccgaacttcctcGATCGACCAGCACTCGATGAACAGTCCTTCCTGCCGTGATGAGCGAGATTACGATAGGGTCATTGTCGTGGGGCACGACATCCCTAAGGTCGttcttggtgaacgtgatgtccacgtcgggcgagtggtcttcaaaaacctccactgacatcacaaaccttgcgtacttcttttgctgtgatgcggtgcacccgccacccgagaacccaccaacaatggtgtggatctcgccgtggatGGGTACCTCGTGCCGCTGTCCCTCGCCACCCGCCGGTTGGGAGCCCGATGACTGGCCCGCTTGCTTCtccagcaagtaatccttcaagaACCGACATTTGACCAACTCGGCGAGTTGGTAccccaaagccaaacacgagttgagagagtggccaaagctcttgtggaactcacaccatgcgtctggcttcagtcccaacaccttgtctgttgttttctcaggcactttgagcctgaCAGCGATatttgggatggcgatcaggtccgccaaccccatcaCGAATTCATACCTTGGCGGGCGATTAGCCTCTCTGGGCTTCCCCGACCCCTTCCTCTTACCTTTCTTTGGGTTATAAGGATGGCGcatcctctgatccctcttccCCACCGTCGCCTCcatcaccctctgcggctggatccttgTCTGAGCGGGGGGCTTAGCTGGGGCCACATTTCCCCTCTTTTCGGAGACTTTGCTCTCAACAACGATATAGGCCACGGCATGTCACCGAATTtcagcgaacgtggcggggtgacaCCTGATAAGCGACTCACTAAAGGGCCCAGGAAAAatgccctttttgaaggcatgTACAAACATCTCTTCATCTTTGCCTGGTAAGCGGACTATTTGAGCTCTGAACCTGTTCAAGAAATCCTTCAgggactccccctggtactgcctcacgtcgaacaaatcataagacaccaacggcggtgccttgttcactatgtactgctcaacgaaCATCATAGAAAACTGCTGAAACGTGATAATGTGGCCAGTAGGCaaactgacgaaccagtccaacgctgtTCCACtgagtgtgctcatgaacaccttataGTAGACCACGTCCGACCTCCtcgagagcatcatctgagtgtgaaa comes from the Phaseolus vulgaris cultivar G19833 chromosome 8, P. vulgaris v2.0, whole genome shotgun sequence genome and includes:
- the LOC137824877 gene encoding uncharacterized protein produces the protein MGLADLIAIPNIAVRLKVPEKTTDKVLGLKPDAWCEFHKSFGHSLNSCLALGYQLAELVKCRFLKDYLLEKQAGQSSGSQPAGGEGQRHEVPIHGEIHTIVGGFSGGGCTASQQKKYARFVMSVEVFEDHSPDVDITFTKNDLRDVVPHDNDPIVISLITAGRTVHRVLVDRGSSADVMFWPTFEKLQLSPNQMRPYGGCLYGFAGD